The proteins below are encoded in one region of Dasypus novemcinctus isolate mDasNov1 chromosome 13, mDasNov1.1.hap2, whole genome shotgun sequence:
- the LORICRIN gene encoding loricrin — MSYQKKQPTPQPPVDCGKISGGNSGGCGIFSGGGGGSGGCGGGGGGGGGSGGCGGGSGGGSGGGIKYSGGGGYTGGGGSGCGGYTGGSSGGGGSGGCGGGSGGIKYSGGGGGGGGGSGCSGGSSGGSSGCFSSGGGGGSGCGGGSSGGSSGCFSSGGGGGGCGGGSGYGGGSSSYSGQQVQCQSSGGSASGGSSGGGSGCGGGWSGGGSGCGGGWSGGGSGCGGGWSGGGSGCGGGSSGGGSGCGGGSSGGGSGCGGGSSGGGSGCGGGSSGGASGGASGGGKGVPVFQQTQQKQVPTWPGK; from the exons ATGTCTTACCAAAAAAAGcaacccaccccccaacccccagtgGACTGCGGAAAGATATCCGGCGGAAACTCGGGAGGCTGCGGCATCTTTAGCGGAGGCGGCGGCGGCTCCGGAggctgcggcggcggcggcggcggcggcggaggctCCGGGGGCTGCGGCGGCGGTTCCGGGGGTGGCTCCGGAGGAGGCATCAAGTActctggcggcggcg GCTACACCGGCGGCGGCGGCTCCGGCTGCGGCGGCTACACCGGCGGCTCCTCCGGGGGCGGCGGCTCTGGAGGGTGCGGAGGCGGATCCGGAGGTATCAAGTActccggcggcggcggcggaggagGAGGCGGCTCCGGCTGCAGCGGCGGCTCCTCCGGGGGGAGCAGCGGCTGCTTCtccagcggcggcggcggcggctccggCTGCGGCGGCGGCTCCTCCGGGGGGAGCAGCGGCTGCTTCtccagcggcggcggcggcggcggctgcggcGGCGGCTCCGGTTACGGCGGCGGCTCCTCCTCTTACTCGGGCCAGCAAGTCCAGTGCCAGAGCTCCGGAGGCAGCGCTAGTGGCGGCTCGTCCGGAGGCGGCTCCGGCTGCGGGGGCGGCTGGTCCGGCGGCGGCTCCGGCTGCGGGGGCGGCTGGTCCGGCGGCGGCTCCGGCTGCGGGGGCGGCTGGTCCGGCGGCGGCTCCGGTTGCGGGGGCGGCTCCTCTGGGGGAGGCTCCGGCTGCGGGGGCGGCTCCTCTGGCGGCGGCTCCGGCTGCGGGGGCGGCTCGTCTGGGGGAGGCTCCGGCTGCGGAGGGGGCTCTTCCGGGGGCGCCTCCGGGGGCGCCTCCGGGGGCGGCAAGGGCGTCCCGGTCTTCCAGCAGACCCAGCAGAAGCAGGTGCCTACCTGGCCAGGCAAATAA